From the genome of Nicotiana sylvestris chromosome 2, ASM39365v2, whole genome shotgun sequence, one region includes:
- the LOC138886159 gene encoding uncharacterized protein: protein MKPPVFTGSKKDEDPQNFIDEVQKIFRVMHATNTEAAELAAYQLKDVANTWYETWEESRGEDTDPTTWMEFADAFLEHFLLIEVLEAKVLEFERLRQNDMSVNEYYLKFISLSKYAPEVVCDMRARVRRFVLGLSDDLFVDANIAA, encoded by the coding sequence ATGAAACCTCCCGTCTTCACGGGGTCCAAAAAGGATGAGGATCCGCAAAACTTCATTGATGAGGTTCAGAAAATATTTCGAGTGATGCATGCTACAAACACTGAGGCAGCAGAGCTTGCTGCATACCAGCTAAAGGATGTTGCCAACACTTGGTATGAAACATGGGAAGAGTCTCGAGGGGAGGATACGGATCCTACTACTTGGATGGAGTTTGCAGATGCGTTCCTTGAGCACTTTCTACTTATTGAGGTCTTGGAAGCTAAGGTTTTGGAGTTTGAGAGACTCAGACAGAATGATATGAGTGTGAATGAGTACTACCTCAAGTTCATCTCTCTGTCCAAGTATGCTCCGGAAGTGGTATGCGATATGAGGGCCAGAGTTAGGCGGTTTGTTTTGGGGCTTTCAGATGATTTGTTTGTTGATGCTAATATAGCTGCTTAG